One stretch of Arthrobacter polaris DNA includes these proteins:
- a CDS encoding AraC family transcriptional regulator, producing the protein MSEATVSAGNARSLIELAVVRGTSRAELHRRSGLAAGRLNDGDNRVLMSEYFELMRAAKELSGDQAFGLEYGMSVHMQEFSVLGLIFNACETVRDAIVQANRYGQLVFDVDVGITDRFQWQRRSGQLWLVDTRPDPNDFPELTEVTFGRFIRLTRPXLGHPLVKEVHLTRAPPDYAEAYARIFQAPTRFNMGWNAMRVEEARLADRIAVQPRFAFSILSEHAEQLLRTLQDSKSVRGRVESLLMPVLHTGDITMESIAKXMLVSRQTLYRQLRAEGITFETLHDELRHSLALHYLSGRRTSINETAYLVGFSDPAAFSRAFKRWTGQSPRAHRH; encoded by the coding sequence ATGTCTGAGGCCACGGTTTCTGCAGGAAATGCAAGAAGCCTGATCGAGTTGGCCGTCGTCCGGGGAACTAGCCGGGCGGAACTTCATCGGCGCTCGGGCCTCGCGGCGGGCCGCCTCAATGACGGCGACAATCGCGTGTTGATGTCCGAGTATTTTGAGCTGATGCGTGCCGCGAAAGAGTTGAGCGGAGATCAGGCGTTCGGGCTTGAGTACGGCATGAGCGTGCACATGCAGGAGTTCTCGGTGCTGGGGCTTATTTTCAACGCCTGCGAAACCGTACGCGACGCGATCGTGCAAGCGAACCGCTACGGACAACTCGTTTTCGATGTGGACGTCGGAATAACCGACCGCTTCCAGTGGCAGCGCAGGTCTGGCCAACTATGGTTGGTCGACACCCGTCCGGATCCGAACGATTTCCCGGAACTTACCGAAGTGACCTTCGGCCGTTTTATTCGCCTCACTCGACCGTTNCTGGGACACCCTCTGGTGAAAGAGGTGCACCTGACCCGCGCTCCACCGGACTACGCCGAGGCATACGCCCGAATCTTCCAGGCGCCAACGAGATTCAACATGGGCTGGAATGCCATGCGAGTTGAAGAGGCTCGGCTGGCGGACCGGATCGCGGTGCAGCCCAGGTTTGCCTTCAGTATCCTGAGCGAGCACGCCGAGCAACTGTTGCGAACGTTGCAGGACAGCAAGTCGGTCAGAGGCCGGGTGGAAAGCCTGCTCATGCCCGTCCTGCATACCGGCGACATCACCATGGAATCGATCGCGAAAAGNATGTTGGTCAGCAGGCAGACGCTCTACCGCCAGCTACGGGCTGAAGGTATCACGTTCGAAACCCTCCATGATGAACTTCGCCACAGCCTGGCGCTTCACTACCTCAGCGGCCGCCGTACATCGATCAACGAGACGGCGTACCTGGTCGGATTCTCGGACCCCGCTGCGTTTTCTCGCGCGTTCAAGCGGTGGACAGGCCAGAGTCCGCGGGCGCACCGACACTGA